A part of Excalfactoria chinensis isolate bCotChi1 chromosome 23, bCotChi1.hap2, whole genome shotgun sequence genomic DNA contains:
- the BNIP5 gene encoding protein BNIP5, which yields MLCPQESKHWAENVVFPYSKTRVVPTEQQRWDTAWQPSGSILSLDRRGAKKVLEIYVRRSLSCCENTQAAKEKLQQRAKGRGRKAVKLQRSESDFGKYSHPKHSLKKEQEEVTKELGLEEAVVEESKASAPGEDPKAEPEPKKKSTKSSPQGKAQRTWFKSVLNLLFKRSPEEQKENVGQKTKEKDVRTPYSSKTEGARRHRADTSTSPTLGKATRKRPSLKRVFSFKKNVEEERVEVGAKAKRPSCLPLRHVLASNSTEAEQPEGYYARVSEEVGLIVQGSGKRRAEQLPGPTCTDGVDEAIREIVALLQEAGDELDRQVREDARLRTFFRDMSYSSFKNLADAYVCREMTASRPNVNPQEIQFAFTVHLTAKVAGICNQAVNRIMGFGTRYLEDSFAPWSYSKVLQDRAKFSTDNCESPD from the exons agcagcagcgaTGGGACACAGCATGGCAGCCATCGGGATCCATCCTCTCTCTGGACAGGCGAGGGGCCAAGAAAGTGTTGGAGATCTACGTCAGGCGCTCATTGAGCTGTTGTGAGAACACACAGGCGGCCAAGGAAAAGCTTCAGCAGAGAGCCAAAGGGCGAGGGAGGAAGGCAGTCAAGCTGCAAAGGTCCGAGAGTGACTTTGGCAAGTATTCTCATCCCAAGCACAGCTTGaagaaggagcaggaggaggtgaccaaggagctggggctggaggaggctgTGGTTGAGGAGAGCAAAGCGTCGGCTCCTGGGGAGGATCCTAAAGCGGAGCCAGAGcccaagaagaaaagcacaaagagtTCTCCCCAAGGCAAAGCCCAGCGCACCTGGTTCAAGAGCGTCTTAAATCTGCTCTTCAAAAGGAGTCCCgaggagcagaaggaaaacgTAGGgcaaaaaacaaaggaaaaagatgtCAGAACTCcttacagcagcaaaacagaagggGCCAGGAGACACAGAGCCGACACCAGCACGTCCCCAACACTGGGCAAAGCCACCAGGAAGAGACCCAGCCTCAAGAGGGTCTTCTCCTTCAAGAAGAACGTGGAGGAGGAGCGTGTTGAGGTGGGGGCCAAGGCCAAGCGCCCCAGCTGCCTGCCCCTACGGCACGTCCTTGCATCCAACTCCACAG AGGCCGAGCAGCCCGAGGGTTACTATGCACGGGTCTCGGAGGAGGTCGGGCTGATCGTGCAGGGCAGTGGGAAGCgcagggctgagcagctgccagggccGACCTGCACTGATGGAGTTG ATGAAGCCATCAGAGAAATCGTGGCCCTGCTGCAAGAAGCTGGAGATGAGCTGGATAGGCAG GTGAGGGAAGACGCGAGGCTCCGGACATTCTTCAGAGACATGTCCTACAGCTCCTTCAAGAACCTGGCTGATGCCTACGTCTGCCGGGAGATGACGGCCAGCCGACCCAATGTAAACCCCCAGGAGATCCAGTTTGCCTTCACGGTGCACCTCACTGCCAAAGTGGCCGGCATCTGCAACCAGGCTGTGAATAGGATCATGGGATTCGGCACCCGCTATTTGGAAGACTCGTTTGCGCCCTGGTCCTATAGCAAGGTCCTCCAG GACAGAGCAAAGTTCAGCACAGACAACTGCGAGAGCCCAGACTGA
- the PNPLA1 gene encoding omega-hydroxyceramide transacylase: MLALEMAAEELRAPGTRFSLSFSGSGFLVLYQVGVVQSLLELAPELLKSACKVYGSSAGSLIAAAVVCGISLDDLKEVFYANAREARKTLLGPLSPKFSLLANIKTVLQRWLPEDSYQVASGRLHISLTRVVDGQNVMVSEFNSKEELIQALLCSCFLPIYCGFIPPSYRGVRYVDGGFTGLQPVSSLEEAVITVSPFTGELDICPRDCPAIFYCFQIFNGSIQISVENLCRISYALFPPSTMVLNDIFFQGYQDTALFLCRNNAFGVNYFDGNFRFASMCGKNDFPQPNRMLNGLGKCVPQYLAPRFLPDLARWKKQQMFRLQDPLSKVLLQPYKLPGFVWKGLEQLWGLLEDISSMAKQLQKLLRTVVLGLPKRTGARR; the protein is encoded by the exons ATGCTTGCCCTGGAGatggctgcagaggagctgcgTGCTCCGGGCACCcgtttctctctctccttttcgGGCAGCGGGTTCCTCGTGCTGTATCAGGTTGGGGTGGTGCAGTCCCTCCTGGAGTTGGCCCCCGAGCTGCTCAAATCTGCCTGCAAGGTGTATGGATCGTCTGCCGGATCGCTCATCGCCGCCGCTGTTGTTTGTGGCATCAGCCTGG ATGACCTGAAAGAAGTGTTCTATGCAAACGCAAGGGAAGCTCGGAAAACCCTGCTGGGTCCCTTGTCTCCCAAGTTCAGCTTGCTGGCCAACATCAAGACTGTGCTGCAGCGCTGGCTCCCGGAGGACTCCTACCAGGTGGCATCAGGGAGGCTGCACATCTCTCTGACACGGGTAGTGGATGGTCAGAACGTCATGGTGTCTGAGTTCAACTCGAAGGAGGAGCTCATTCAG GCtctcctctgcagctgcttccttccTATCTACTGCGGGTTCATCCCTCCGTCCTACCGAGGTGTG CGTTACGTTGATGGGGGATTCACGGGCCTACAGCCTGTATCCAGCCTGGAGGAAGCTGTGATCACTGTGTCCCCATTCACGGGAGAGCTTGACATCTGCCCACGGGATTGCCCTGCCATCTTCTACTGCTTCCAGATCTTCAATGGCAGCATTCAGATCTCAGTAGAAAACCTGTGCAGGATTAGCTACGCTCTGTTTCCACCCAGCACTATG GTCCTGAACgacatttttttccaagggTACCAGGATACTGCCCTATTCCTGTGCAGGAACA ATGCCTTCGGTGTGAACTACTTCGATGGTAATTTCCGCTTTGCCAGCATGTGTGGGAAGAACGACTTCCCACAGCCCAACAGGATGCTGAATGGTCTGGGCAAGTGTGTCCCACAGTACCTGGCACCACGCTTCCTCCCAG ACCTGGCTCggtggaagaagcagcagatgttTAGACTGCAGGATCCGCTGTCGAAGGTCCTCCTGCAGCCGTACAAGCTGCCAGGATTTGTCTGGAAGGG gctggagcagctgtggggactGCTGGAAGACATCAGCTCCATGGCAAaacagctccagaagctccTCCGAACAGTGGTGCTTGGTTTGCCTAAGAGAACTGGGGCCAGGAG GTAA